A part of Solibacillus sp. FSL H8-0538 genomic DNA contains:
- a CDS encoding TetR/AcrR family transcriptional regulator, translating to MKLKIIEESLNQFERQGFSATSIQQIMEATGATKGTFYYHFNSKEQLLMDFHTDYIDDLHDRLFIKLAPLSSPIEKLRAVVELLILDIQTNGQQARVYFREMRHLSPDHAELIKEKRKQFRNVIELIIEQGIAEKEFRRELNPRLTSYALLGMTNWSYQWFDVDGTMSLSELADTYTTLLLQGMMQTEE from the coding sequence TTGAAACTAAAAATTATTGAAGAAAGCTTAAATCAGTTCGAACGACAAGGATTTAGTGCCACATCGATTCAGCAAATTATGGAGGCAACTGGGGCAACAAAAGGAACGTTTTATTACCATTTTAATAGCAAGGAACAACTGCTCATGGATTTTCATACCGATTACATTGATGACCTACATGACCGGCTATTCATCAAGCTTGCTCCCCTCTCCTCTCCAATCGAAAAATTACGCGCGGTTGTGGAACTACTCATTTTAGATATTCAAACTAATGGTCAACAGGCTCGTGTTTATTTCCGCGAAATGCGGCATTTATCGCCGGATCATGCAGAACTTATTAAAGAAAAACGTAAACAGTTCCGTAATGTCATCGAGCTCATTATTGAACAAGGGATTGCAGAGAAGGAATTCAGACGAGAACTCAATCCGCGCTTAACAAGCTACGCACTACTCGGGATGACGAACTGGAGCTACCAGTGGTTTGATGTGGACGGCACTATGTCCTTATCGGAACTCGCGGATACTTACACAACCCTACTATTACAAGGAATGATGCAAACGGAGGAGTAA
- a CDS encoding SDR family oxidoreductase, with amino-acid sequence MSKVVIERRNDYLLNATSLQRLGSENDLKGVALFLASASNYVTGDTIVVDGGMAAMI; translated from the coding sequence ATGTCAAAAGTGGTAATTGAACGTCGCAACGACTATCTGCTGAACGCTACATCGCTTCAACGTCTCGGCTCTGAGAATGATTTAAAGGGGGTAGCACTCTTTTTAGCTAGTGCCTCCAATTATGTAACTGGCGATACGATCGTAGTAGACGGTGGTATGGCGGCTATGATTTAG
- a CDS encoding homoserine dehydrogenase — MATIKAAILGFGTVGQGIYHILNEKREELREKLGVELEVAKILVTDASRERVPGTKHLMTENIDDVFEETGLQVVFEAIVNEEPAYSYLKCAVENKCHVITANKVMFAKRGEELQALAKANGVFVGYEASVAGGVPIIKTMKNILLVNDVSRVQGILNGTTNYILTKMRAEGWSFEHALLEAQRLGYAEADPFNDVSGQDAFKKLMILSSLAFGEQPDWADVEVIGIDTISSEQVAAATEKGLRYRHVAEVEKREDGTIYGKVAPLLVDAEHPLYPVDDVFNAVAMETNYIGTLSITGPGAGMYPTASVMVEDYAEIIGKRAGFVVTI, encoded by the coding sequence ATGGCAACAATAAAGGCAGCCATCTTAGGGTTTGGCACAGTCGGTCAAGGTATCTATCATATTTTAAATGAAAAGCGAGAAGAACTACGTGAGAAGCTAGGCGTTGAGCTAGAAGTGGCGAAAATTCTAGTAACGGATGCAAGTCGTGAACGTGTTCCTGGTACGAAGCACTTAATGACGGAAAATATTGATGATGTGTTTGAAGAAACAGGTTTACAAGTTGTATTCGAAGCAATTGTTAATGAGGAGCCGGCATATTCTTACTTAAAATGTGCGGTAGAAAATAAATGTCACGTCATCACAGCAAATAAAGTGATGTTTGCAAAGCGCGGGGAAGAGCTACAGGCGCTAGCAAAAGCGAACGGTGTTTTCGTTGGCTACGAGGCGTCTGTTGCAGGTGGCGTGCCAATTATTAAAACGATGAAAAATATTTTACTAGTAAATGATGTGAGTCGTGTGCAAGGCATTTTAAACGGCACAACGAATTACATTTTAACGAAAATGCGTGCAGAAGGCTGGTCATTTGAGCATGCGCTACTAGAAGCGCAGCGTTTAGGCTATGCGGAAGCGGACCCATTTAATGATGTATCTGGGCAGGATGCATTTAAAAAATTAATGATTTTATCTTCATTAGCATTTGGTGAGCAGCCAGACTGGGCAGACGTTGAAGTCATCGGCATCGATACAATTTCATCAGAGCAAGTAGCAGCAGCAACAGAGAAGGGCTTGCGCTATCGTCATGTGGCTGAGGTTGAAAAGCGCGAGGATGGCACAATTTACGGGAAAGTTGCGCCGCTATTAGTTGATGCAGAACATCCATTATATCCGGTTGATGATGTGTTCAATGCGGTAGCAATGGAAACAAATTATATTGGGACACTTTCGATTACAGGACCAGGTGCTGGTATGTATCCGACAGCAAGTGTCATGGTTGAAGATTATGCAGAAATTATTGGAAAACGAGCAGGTTTCGTAGTGACGATTTAA